In a genomic window of Pangasianodon hypophthalmus isolate fPanHyp1 chromosome 1, fPanHyp1.pri, whole genome shotgun sequence:
- the aldh5a1 gene encoding succinate-semialdehyde dehydrogenase, mitochondrial gives MGSFWLANSRCFVRHIFPRLPSMLSRQYSLNISAELLRTEGFINGRWVSASSTFPVLDPATGQELARVSDCGPQQAQEAVQAAYKAFHSWKTQTAKERSLLLRKWFELVNQHKEDLAKLITAECGKPMKESLAEIAYSASFLEWFSEEARRVYGDIVAPAAKDRKILLLKQPVGVASIITPWNFPSAMITRKVGAAMAVGCTVVVKPAEDTPLSALALAELAVQAGIPPGVFNVVPCSKEKTPIVGEILCTDPLVAKISFTGSTATGKILLRHAAETVKKVSMELGGHAPFIVFDSADVDKAVAGAMASKFRNSGQTCVCSNRFLVQSGIYNVFMEKLGKAMDKDLRMGHGFDPTTTQGPLINVRAAEKVEHQITDAVSQGAVVVKGGKRLEGSFMQPTLLSNVTTDMLCMQEETFGPLIPVLKFNTEEEALAISNASPVGLAGYFFSQDLSQIWRVAEQLEVGIVGVNEALVSAAEAPFGGVKQSGLGREGSKYGIHEYLEVKYMCIGGLNI, from the exons ATGGGCAGTTTCTGGCTTGCAAATAGCAGGTGTTTTGTTCGCCATATCTTTCCGAGACTACCAAGCATGCTGAGCCGCCAGTACAGCCTGAATATTTCCGCCGAGCTGCTGCGGACCGAGGGCTTCATCAATGGCCGCTGGGTGTCCGCCTCCTCCACCTTCCCCGTGCTGGATCCAGCCACTGGACAAGAGCTGGCTCGAGTCTCAGACTGCGGGCCTCAGCAGGCTCAGGAAGCTGTTCAAGCCGCGTACAAAGCGTTTCACTCATGGAAGACTCAGACTGCAAAG GAAAGGAGCCTTCTGCTACGGAAATGGTTTGAACTGGTCAATCAGCACAAGGAGGATCTGGCCAAGCTTattacagcagagtgt GGCAAGCCCATGAAGGAGTCCCTAGCTGAGATTGCGTACTCTGCATCTTTTCTTGAGTGGTTCTCAGAGGAAGCCCGTCGCGTCTACGGAGACATCGTGGCCCCGGCAGCCAAGGACCGCAAGATACTGCTGCTCAAACAGccagtgggcgtggcctctatAATCACCCCA TGGAACTTCCCCAGTGCCATGATCACCAGAAAGGTGGGAGCGGCCATGGCAGTCGGCTGTACTGTAGTAGTGAAGCCGGCTGAAGACACACCCCTTTCTGCTCTAGCACTTGCTGAG CTAGCAGTGCAGGCTGGAATCCCTCCTGGAGTGTTTAACGTGGTACCCTGCTCAAAGGAGAAGACCCCTATCGTGGGTGAAATCCTCTGCACCGACCCTCTGGTGGCTAAAATCTCATTCACCGGCTCTACTGCCACCGGCAAG ATACTGCTGAGGCATGCTGCAGAAACCGTCAAGAAGGTGTCGATGGAGCTGGGTGGACACGCTCCCTTCATCGTCTTTGACAGTGCAGATGTGGACAAAGCTGTAGCTGGGGCAATGGCCTCCAAATTTAGAAACTCAGGCCAA ACCTGCGTATGCTCCAACCGCTTCCTGGTGCAGAGTGGGATCTACAATGTGTTTATGGAGAAGCTGGGGAAGGCCATGGACAAAGACCTGCGAATGGGCCATGGGTTTGATCCCACAACCACACAAGGGCCCCTCATCAATGTCCGTGCTGCTGAGAAG GTGGAGCATCAGATCACGGATGCTGTCTCACAAGGGGCTGTAGTAGTGAAAGGTGGGAAGAGACTTGAGGGATCTTTCATGCAGCCCACACTGCTGTCCAACGTCACAACGGACATGCTGTGTATGCAAGAGGAGACTTTTGGTCCCCTGATACCAGTTCTCAA ATTCAACACAGAAGAGGAGGCTCTTGCCATTTCTAACGCATCGCCGGTTGGATTAGCAG GCTACTTTTTCTCTCAGGACCTGAGTCAGATCTGGCGAGTGGCCGAGCAGTTGGAGGTGGGAATAGTTGGGGTGAACGAGGCTCTTGTCTCCGCAGCAGAAGCCCCGTTTGGTGGGGTTAAACAATCAGGCCTGGGCAGAGAGGGCTCTAAATATGGCATTCATGAATATCTGGAAGTGAAGTACATGTGTATTGGTGGGCTTAATATCTAA